From the genome of Oryza glaberrima chromosome 1, OglaRS2, whole genome shotgun sequence:
TTCAATGGTTGTGTAGAAATGATGTGGTTTTTAATAAAtcttaaaaaaacttatggTGCAGGTACTTTTAAAGGCAACACACTGATTCTAGTTTAGGGCATTGTTTCAAAAGTGTGAACAGAACACTGATACATGTTGCATGCCAAAACTTGGAGGTTACAGTTATGCAGATTTTCATCATTTTCCgttggagatttacaaataaacttcaataaTTGTATTATCCTTAAGTGTTAGTGTAtgttagtcaaacttttttggTTGCTTGGATTATTGCTCTCTTTGAGAGAATTATGTAACAAGTGGGTGTAGCTTCTCTGAAGCAAATGccatattttattctattattAAAGACAAAGAGGTGCATTACTATGATAAATAAACAGGAGATCaaattaaaaacagaaaaaagaggTTCTTTATACCACCCTCAGCCTCTCTGTGACTTTGCCCCTGATATAGGCTTCTTGCAAAATGCTACATATACAAAGTAGAGTAACATGCATGTCCACCACTCCATTTTATTCGTAAGGTCGACCACAAACTAGCTTTAATTTATTGCTGACTTGCACCAACTTTGACCATAGTATCAACAGATGGGTCAGTCGAATCAATCAAACAGCTAGAGGCTGCTCAAGAAACGGGTAGTCCGTGTAGCCCACCACAGGATCAGGCGTGTAGAAGGTGCTCCTGTCATACGCGTTCAGAGCCGCCTTCTGCCTGAACCTCTCCGGCAGGTCGGGGTTGGCCAGGAACAATCTCCCGTACGACACCAGGTCGGCGtagccgtcgccgaccgcctTGTCCCCTTCCTCCCGGTCGTACCCTCCGTTCACAATGAACGTGCCGTGGAACGCCCTTCTGAACGGGAGCAGGCGGTGCGGGACGTTGCGGCGCGCGCGGTGCTCCTCGCTGCTGCTCACGCACCTCGGCTCGATCACGTGGCAGTAGAGGACGCCGAGGCCGTTCATGACGCCGATCAGGTGCAGCGCGACCTCCTCCGGGTCGGTGCCTTCCTCGCGGCAGTGGTCCGCGAACGGGGAGAGGCGCACGCCGACGCGGTCGGCGCCGATCTCCTCTGCGACGGCGGACATGGCATCCACGGTGATGCGGCAGCGGTTCTCCACGCTGCCACCGTACTCGTCGGTGCGGTCGTTTACGCTAGCCTTCATGAACTGGTGAAGCAGGTGCCCGTTGGCCGCATGGATCTCCACGCCGTCGAAACCTTCGTCAAAGCGTAAGACTAACGGTATCAATAACTTGGTAAGATCTCTAGTAGTTAGATGGTGAAATATTACCAGCTTTGATGGCATTTCTAGCGGCCACACGGAAGTCCTCGACGATCTGGACTATCTCCCCTGTTTCCAGCCTTTGAGGTGCCGCCGGTGCCAGGTCATCGGTATTTCCAAAATAGCTGACTTGAGGTGTTACTGGATTATCTGTGTTTGAATTCGGGGCATGAAGGGAAGTTTATGTGAAACAATAAGAGCATATATACCGTAAAATGTTCTCTTTCCAATACTCCCTtcctagagaaaaaaaagagttgtaATAAAGAATTAAACATGTTAAGTATACCCGTTGAAAACACGCGACCGTTGTGCCAGATTTGGCAGAAGAAGAGTGCGCCCTTGGCGTGCACGGCATCAACGATCGGCCGCCAGGCCTCGATTTGCTCCTGGTTCCAAAGTCCAGGCGCGTCTAGGGACGACGGAAGCGTGTAGTGGCTTTCTTCAGCACCACCAGCATTCCCGCTCTCGTTTAGGCGTGACATGAACCACCATTTTGACAGGTTATTCCGGTCATTTACCCCTGATTCAGTTGCTTTGACACCATCTGTAGCTGAATTATAGTCTGTTAAGTTCGTACCGAAAAGAAAGCCAGGGGGACCTGGACGCCGGCGGTGGATTGGACCGTTCGCAGCGTCGTCCTTGGATCGTCCCAACGCAGCGTAGGAGACTGCGCTGGCCTCTGCAATGAGGAGGGCGCCCGGCGTCGCCCTCTGCGCGTAGTAGAGGAGATTGTGTGGCTGGGGCATGCTCCCGTATGATCTGAACCTTGATACTGGTGCATGTACAATCCTGTAACCACCGCCGTAAGTTTCCGTAATGAATTTTAGTAATTTTTTCACGGATTTGCTAGAAAACTTCCCCAACAGCCTGTTTGGCAAGAGAATGGAAGAGGAATGGGAGTTTCAAGAAGGGAGTTGATGGTGGGATTGGTTATGGGAGTTACATTTTTAGTTCTCATCCCTTGTTTgcgctgtgtttagttcagcgcaaagtttggattttggttgaaattgaagatgatgtgactgaaaaattatgtgtgtatgacaggttgatgtgatgaaaaaggactgaagtttagatccaaactttgaatctaaacacagccttagtcgAATCCCACCAAGTCTCACGAATTAATAGGCCTCCCCCAGGTAAGAGATTTGTGGGAATTGGACCTCTTAATTCCCCATCCCAAACACTCTCGAATTCCCAAGTCTTCCAACTAAACTACAGACTTAAACTTCCAGATATCATAAACTCCCATTCCCCATCaccaactccctccaaccaaacaggctgCAAGTTCTTTTCCCCCCAAAACACTCAGATTTGTGACCATCGTATCGCCTCGAGATTTGtgcacgaatgaaaaaaattgctagaaaGAAATTTTCACACATATCACATGTCCCAGTGCTAGCTAATCAAACCATAGTTGAATGgaagttttatataagttatattatGGTTGCAATGCAGTTACATTGCAGTCataatgtaattacaatgtaattgcACTTTAATTATACTGTAGTTACATATAAAAGTTTCTGCCTCAAAAAAtttgctgcatttttttttacatactcCCAATTTTTAATTGTTCAGAGCTTGTAAAAGTACATTTCTTCAAAGAAAAATTGTGCAAAAGTACAATAACGTGTCCCGTATATATGAAAGTAACACATTGTTTGTACCAAAGAAAAGACATCTCAACTTTCAGGAAATTTTATAGGTGGGGTGGACCGTGGACGAACTAATCAAGTTCTTTACTTGAGAGTAACTAGTTCATAACTGACCTGTGTGCCAGGTTGAGCTGGCCCATCTTGTAGGGTGTCAGGAGATGAGTGTCCTCCATGTGTGTTTGTATGCTTTTGACAGCCCGATCTATATAACGCACCTCTGTTCCTTTCGAGGCTATTTCGGCTCGCTTCTGCATCTTCTAGCTTGGCATCTTGAGTACTTATAGTGGAAGAAGAGGTGTAGTTAGTCATATCAAATTACGAAtcgtatatatgcatgttaatGGCTGTGTGCTTTTCTGGTAGCACTCAACACGTACTGCTTAACAACcggagcgcgcgagccgcgagGATTCGTATTGATCCGGCAGAGTTGACTTGGGAATGAGAGGATTCGTGTTGATCTGGCTGTTGACTTCGGAGTTGGGAGGGGTTTGCACGCTATATACATCGGTAGTAGCTAGACGCTAGATGCATGGAgtacgctagctagctagccccgACGCCGCACCGGCGGTTACACGAACCCTTTTGTTTCTGTGTTTGTTTTAGTCCCAGACCatgaaatctatctattatattaatggaattaaaaaataagaaatattagaaaaggaggctagagtctatatagaaatacaattagaaaataactgaaatttagaattaaaaataaggaacattagaagtagagtatagagtccatatagaaatacaattaggaaataatagaaatttgaaattaaaaataaggaatattagaagtagactATAGAgtgcatatagaaatacaattaagaaaaaaaatagaaattcagaagtaaaaaataaggaatattagaagtagagtatagagtccatataggaatttaaaactaactaaaattcagattaaacataataaaatgaaaagtagtgtttagagtccgtataaaaatacaatttataaataactaaaattcgaaatttaaaaaaatatgagaataAGAGTTTAaaatcaatataggaatacaatttacaagtaactgaaatttaaaattaaaaattaaagaatatttttttttgatcaAGAGGCGTGAAAGCCTCCCATTTCCATTACTAGAAATGATAGAGTTTACAGAGAGTTCAGAACAAAGTTAAGTAGCAGACACAAAGCCCACATTTTGTCGGGCTGAAAACAGGACAACACTCAGCAAGGTTTCTAAGAGAACCTGCAAACATCCTCCCAAAACAACATTCACCCAGGTGAAACTAAGCTAACTATCAGACTAAAGAAGAGCCTAAAGGAGCTCCAAGCCCCAGATTCTTTTTTCGTTTTCCTGCATATCCAAGTGTTGTCAACAGTAGCCAATTCTTCTTGCCCCAGGCCTCCATCCAAACTTTGAGCAGAAGATATCATTTGCCACCTGTCTTAAGAGCTTGGCACCCAAGAGCAGCCTTCTTCGATCGGCCTCTGCCTTCTGCAAAATAGACCAGGAGTCCATCCAATGACAGACCGAAAAAATAACATCAGTAGGATCATTTGGCAATTTTTTGTCAAAACAGActttatttcttgttttccAAATGGCCCAAATTATAGCTGCCACATCAACAACAATCAggttcttcattttttttcccaaatgcAGAGATCCAAGAGCCAAAGAGATGGTTGCTGTCTGACACAGGATTTATATCAAAAGCACAGTAGACAATGTTCCAGATCAATTTGGCAATGGGACATTCAAAAAAGAGGTGCTGGATAGTCTCACTTTTGTCACAAAACTGACAGTTTAAACTACCCTTCCTCCACCCTCTCTTGAACATATTGTCTTTAGTTAAGATTCTTCCCCTGAGCAAGAGCCAGAGGAAAACTTTAATTTTCAGGGGGATTTTGTAATTCCAAACCTTTTTCAGAGGTGAGCTAGCCTGTTGAACACACAGAGCCCTGTAAAAAGATTTCACAGAAAAGGTCCCATGTTTTGTCAGAGTCTAGCTAAGTTTATCTTTAGCCCCTTCCTGAAAGTCCAACTCCCCAAATTTCGATTTGATCTTGTTCCAGTCATGTAGCTTATCCCCATATAAGGATCTTCTGAATTTGATCACCTCCCAGCCTTTCTCTTTTATCTTGGCTAAGGTAATGTGTTTAGAAAAAGTGATATTATACAGGGCAGGGTACTGGATGTTCAGGGGTCTGCCCCCTAACCAACTGTCTTCCCAAAACAAAATAGATTTCCCATCTCCAAGTTTCTTAGTACACAAAGAGTAgaacttattttttatttccatcAGCCCCTGCCAAAAATGTGAGTCACCAGGTTTGTTTTTTTGTAATTGACATTGGTTTCTTCCTtaagtatttgttttttaaaatatcttGCCACCAACCCTCCTCATTTTCGAGTTTCTAGATCCATTTCCCAAGTAGGGCTTTGTTCATAAGGTCTAAATCTAGGACTCCCAAACCACCCTGGTCCTTtggagtccacatagaaatacaattagaaataataaaaaatcagaattaaaaaaaataaatattaaaatacaattctatagtccatataggaatatatataatttacaaataactaaaattggatattaaaaaaattaataactaacacgtatataaaatacaatatgaatattacacattagtagtttcgtaatttaaaattatgttgttattgtaatatattttaataatataatgagaaaacatatatgctattatatgagagaaaatataatgatgctagccgcgcaatctgcgcgggccaccatgctagttaaattattaaaggaatagaaaaaggagcatccacgttcgctctcatggtctagaaattctcacattaatcgaagaaaaagaaaaaacagagtccatataaaaatataatttaaaaatagctgaaattcggaattaaaaaaataaggaatattagaagaagagactagaatccatatagaaataaaatttagaaatagttgaaattcggaattaaaaacataagaaatattagaagaggagactagagtccatatagaaatacaattaggaaataactgaaattcggaattaaaaataaggaatattagaagtagagtacagagtctatatagaaatacaattaggaaataactgaaattcggaattaaaaataaggaatattagaagtagagtatagagtccatatagaaatacaattaggaaataatagaaattgggaattaaaaataaggaatattagaagtagagtatagagtccatataggaatttaaaactaaacgTTCGCTCTCATTGTcaaggttacggataaggtataccctctacccttggatatacgATGTATACCGGTATGGTATACCAGCGTGTATACGGATGTTCCCTGTACACGTTAAGGAATTCCATACCTGCGTGTATACGGATGTTCCCTGTACACGTTAAGGAATTCATCGTGTAACAGAAACGGAGTCcacggatggaaggagtcctactcggacagaaccGGGTCGTTACTGTATCGTgtggggtccgatgtctccgagtcctacttggagaccaacttacccgcggtataaaagggaccccccgggagaaCTTAAGGCATCGAGTCTCACCACCAACACATcgaccacagcctacgaagccgaagCCTCAGGAGcgaagtcgccgggtgatctagtcgaatcaactcgactatgatctcgtcggtatcatcgagttccattattccctttgtaatctgtgacttccattatataatcccataccaactggattagggctattacctatcaaggggtctgaaccagtataatccttgtcttctatttgcttgatgtcgtattacgtagatcctcgtaccagcgtaccccaataccttctatatccggtctacgggtatcccccatcgacactcatggcctagaaattctcacattaatccgagaaaaagaaaaaccagagtccatatagaaatacaatttagaaatagctgaaattcggaattaaaaactAAGGAaaattagaagaggagactagagtacatatagaaatacaatttagaaatagttaaaattcagaattaaaaactaaggaatattagaagaggagactagagtccatatagaaatacaatttacaaatagttgaaaaattcggaattaaaaaataaggaatattagaagaggagactagagtccatatataaatacaattaggaaataactgaaattcagaattaaaaataaggaatattagaagtagagtatagagtccatatagaaatacaattaggaaataactgaaattcgagaTTAagaataaggaatattagaagtagagtatagagtccatatagaaatacaattaggaaataatagaaattgggaattaaaaataaggaatattagaagtagagtatagagtccaggtaggaatttaaaactaactaaaatttggaataaacataataaaattaaaagtagagtttagagtccgtataaaaatacaacttataaataactaaaattcgaaattaagaaaaacatgggaagaagagtttaaaatcaatataggaatttacaatttagaagtaactaaaattcgaaattaaaaattaaagaatattgaaagatgagtttagagtccacatagtaATACaataagaaataataaaaattcagaaacaaaaataaataatattggaagaagatcgtagagtctatatagaaatacaatttatagaaaattcagaattaaaaaaatattaaaagatgagtctagagtccatataggaatatatataatttacaaataactaaattttgatattaaaaataattaataactaacacgtatataaaatacaatatgaatattacacatgagtagttttgtaaagttattgcaaaatttaaaattatgctgtcattttaatatatttaaataatgtaatgagaaaacatatatgctattatatgagctATTATATgagctattatatgagagaaaatataatgatgctagctgcgcaatctgcgcgggccaccatgctagtttaaataatatttataacactGGTAAAAGAATAACTAGCGTTATAAgctggtagtaattcttttacaaTCATTTAGGAATGGTGCACATATTATATGGGGGTATTCGtgcaagtaaatttgttactttagAAGAGGGTATTCATtcgagtaaatttgttactctAGGAATAAATGGAAAACTCAACACAATAAATTCGTTATTTTTGAAACATGGGATACACTAGAAAAACTGAAAACGAAAAACTAAatggtaaatattttactaaaacgtGAAAACAAAAAAcctagagagaaggaaaaaaaatctggatggttaatattttactgGGTCCTATGATGAAGCATGGATAAGAGAtgttaaagagaaaaaaaaacacgaaaggCAGGGtggtaaaaaaatgaaaaaacgCGCGAACTGAGAAAAGGTGGGATGCGGAGTAaaggtggggtggtaaaaaagAGGAAAATCGGAAGGAGAGTGCGTTGTGCGGCGCTCGAACTAATATTCCGCGCGCAACACGTGAATTAACGCTACCGCTTAATGTATTTTTTTCAGAGTTCACGCGCTATTTGAAATTTGTTGTACAGCGAGTACTAGTTGCTTGGGTTCAAATTTAGATTTAAATTGCAACACTTATGAATTGCTCAAAAGGCAAATATATGTACATcaggattgagatcctctgactTAAGCCACATGACTTTGAGTCACTGGTATGTGGGTCCTCTTTGctatggacccacatgtcagtgacggTAAAGTCACCTGACTTAGggcagaggatctcaatcctaTACGACATTGCTAGAAAACACATAATACATTTATCTTTACATCATCATATATAGATGCATTGTGTTCTATGTATATTTTGCAGAAGGAAAAATGTTCTTAATAATAACTTAATATTTGAATGCACAGTAATGTACGTGCAttctgtcgacgggtgatacccgtaggccggatatagagggtattggggtacgttggtacaaggatctacgtaatacgacatcaagcagacaaaagacgaggattatactggttcaggctccttggtaggtaatagccctaatccagttgatgtgggattatacggtggaaaacacaggttacaaagggaacaatggaaattgagggatccggcgagatcgtggtcgagttggttcgactagatcctcGGTGATTTGGCTTcttgcaggctccgacttcgtaggctgtgagggttgtgttggctccgAGATTCGATGCCCCaggtcctccccggggggtcccttttatatcgcatgTCAGgtggtttccaagtagaactcggagataacAGACCCTATACaatacattgacgacccagtcttctccgagtaggactctttccatccgtagactccgtgaaggatttccttagtgtacGCAGGAagtatccgtatgcgcgtgggtataCCCTACcaatatgtaacgtatatcgaagggtaaagggtatgcctaacccggAACCCTGACACATTCAAAATGTAATGCATTATTTCTCACCATAAAAAAATGCTACTACCAAAATTCATTTGAACTGCACCATAGTATACACCTGCATTAAAACTTAATACATTATTTTcttatagaagaaaaaaatactcccAGAATACATTTGAATTGCACAGCATTTATAGACAGATGCATTCGAATTGTgttattaaaaaatggattttcTCAATTTTTATAGACATACGGAGGCAAGGGCGGAGCCAGCCAAGCGGCTGCGCATGCTCACCGACAAAAACTCCATTAAATTTATATGTTATTGAATGAATTGATGATGAAATTTATATAACAATTACTAGAAGTGAAGCTTGCTCAGGCTCAAAAATCTTTCTAGCTCTGCCACTGTGAGGAGAGATAAAATGGGAATAAGTAGTTTCATCACTTTGGTTCATTGGAATTTGGAATTTGTGCACATATATTCGACTTCCAACTTATGTCGATGAATTCAATGTCTTGCTGctttaaattaatatatgaataACAGGGTAAAGTTTCATAATTTCAGGTATTAAATAGATAAAGAAATTAGGTGTACTTATGAGACTCCCTACATTCCATATTCATTATTATATAACTTTTTCACCAAGACCAACAAAAAGTATTAACTTTCCTATATTTCATTTAATGTGAGTATGTGGTAGGGAAAAATCAAGAAACATGCACACTTTAGCTCCTTCTGGGCCCCATACATAAGAAACGATAGCTTTATTATCTCAAATTCCTACAACATGCATGCAAACTCAATTTTCATGCTTAAATGCAATAATATTACAAGTAAACGAAGGGTCTATGATTAcgtgatgatcaatttgaaaattttaatttgtgtTAAACGATGATCCATATAAAACGAATGGAGTATTTTATACTAGTTGGTCCATTATG
Proteins encoded in this window:
- the LOC127754294 gene encoding putative 12-oxophytodienoate reductase 9, whose translation is MQKRAEIASKGTEVRYIDRAVKSIQTHMEDTHLLTPYKMGQLNLAHRIVHAPVSRFRSYGSMPQPHNLLYYAQRATPGALLIAEASAVSYAALGRSKDDAANGPIHRRRPGPPGFLFGTNLTDYNSATDGVKATESGVNDRNNLSKWWFMSRLNESGNAGGAEESHYTLPSSLDAPGLWNQEQIEAWRPIVDAVHAKGALFFCQIWHNGRVFSTDNPVTPQVSYFGNTDDLAPAAPQRLETGEIVQIVEDFRVAARNAIKAGFDGVEIHAANGHLLHQFMKASVNDRTDEYGGSVENRCRITVDAMSAVAEEIGADRVGVRLSPFADHCREEGTDPEEVALHLIGVMNGLGVLYCHVIEPRCVSSSEEHRARRNVPHRLLPFRRAFHGTFIVNGGYDREEGDKAVGDGYADLVSYGRLFLANPDLPERFRQKAALNAYDRSTFYTPDPVVGYTDYPFLEQPLAV